The Erwinia billingiae Eb661 nucleotide sequence GGTGGTGCTGGGCCCGCTGCTGGATATCGTTGGCACCGCGCAGGATGCCGTGCGCAAAATACTCGCCGGTGACTGGCGCGAAATGCTGATGTGGCTAAACCACGGGCTGCTGCTGGCCGGCGTTTTTTACTGGCTGGAACGGCACGGTATTGCAACCGGCTACTACCTGTTCGCCGTGAGCTATTTCAGCCTGAGCCTGACCAAAATCCGCTCCTTTTACGAGCACCGGGCGGAAGAGAATCCCCAGGCACGTTCGGTGCTCAACGAGGCGGGGCCGTTCTGGCGACTGCTGTTTTTGAATCTGAACTATCATTTGGTACATCACGATCTGCCGGGCCTGCCGTGGTATGGCCTGCGCGAGGTTTATCTGGCCGATAAAGCGGCGTACCAGCAGCGCAGCGAAGGCTTTGTGGTGGACGGTTACCGCGCGTGGCTGCCCGCGTTAATTACCCCGATCGCGGTGACTGTCCACCCGTTTGCCGATGGAGCAAAAAGCACAGATGATTGCCTCACTGCCAATGTACCCCTTCACGCCCCAGCATGTGGAAGCCTTCTGGCAGACGCTGAGGAACACTCTGCCGTCGCTCACGACGCCCACCGCCCTGAGCTGGCCGGATCCCTTGTTGCCTCACTGGCAACGTGACGATCTGCTGCTGAGCCAGACCTGCGGCTATCCGCTGGTCACCCTGCTGCCGGACGTTCAGGTGGTTGGGGCGTTTTGCTACTCGGCGGCCGGTTGCAATGGCCCGAATTACGCCAGTTGGCTGGTGGTGCGGGAAGAGGAATCGGGTCAGGCGCTGGCTGATTTTGCCGGCCGCAGGCTGGCCTTTAACAGCGAAGATTCCCAGTCGGGCTACCACAGCGTGATGAAAATGACCGGCGGCCCGGCGATTTTTTCTGACACCGTTGCCTCCGGCGGCCATCGACGTTCCGTGGCGTTAGTTCGCCGTGGGCAAGCCGATATTGCCGCCATCGACTGTATCAGCTGGGCACTGCTTCAGCGGGATTTCCCGGAAGAGCTGCGTGGGTTAAAGATTATTGACCAAACGGCGAGCGTACCAGGCTTACCGGTAATCACTTCCGCCCGCACATCCGCTGAAACCCTCGCCGCGCTGCGCGAGGGACTGACTCAGGTGGTGACCGATGTCGCCAACCGCCCGATGCTGGACGCCTTGTTAATTAAGGATTTTAACCCCCTTCCCCGATCCGCCTGGCAGGTTCTCCTCGCGTAATTATTCAGAACTGGATGATAAACGGGCTTAGCGCTTGCCGTTCACAATGTCACCAGGTTACACTATAACAAATCATAACTTATTATTTTTATTGATTATTTTACTTACCAGCAAACGTAAATCTTTGGCACTAATGGAAATCTGGCGACGATCGTCCCGCCGATGCCTTACTGATAAAGTTAAAAATTTCGCGGCAGTCAAAATCATCAGTACGGCCTATCGCAATGAATAACCTGACCTCCCTGTTGCTGTCCGCATGCCTGCTATTGAGCGGCTGCGCCTCGCTGTCCAGCAACAGCATTGATACCTCCCCGGAAGCCAGCCTGCTGGCAAGCTGCCATGTGCCGGTAAAACAGCAGATTGATGCGCTGGCCAAACCTTTGATCGACGCGCACCGCACGCCCGGCGTGGTGGTTGCGCTGTTGCATGGCGGCAAACGCCAGGTGTTCAGCTACGGCTTTACCGACACCGACCGGCAGATCCCGCTGACCGGCGATACGCTGTTTGCGGTGGGCTCGGTGACCAAAGGCTTTACCGCAGAGAGTGCGGCGCTGCTGGTGCAGCAGGGCAAACTGCGCTGGGACAGCACGCTGCGGGAGATGCTGGGCAACGAGGTGGCGCTCAGCCCGGATGCCAGCAGGATCACCCTGATGGAACTGGCGACCCACACTTCCGGCCTGCCGCGCCAGATGACCACGCTGCATATGCTCGGCAAGCTGACCGACTATCTGTTTACCGGCAATCCTTTCTATGACGACCTGGATCAGGGCGAGTTTGTTAGTTACCTGCGCGATTTTTCCGCGCCGGCCCACCGTTCGGTGATCTACTCCAACCTCGGCTATTCGATTCTGGATTACGTGATCACCCGACACAGCGGCCAGTCGCCGCAGCAGATCGCCAGCCAGCAGATTATCGCGCCACTGGGCCTGCGCCATACCGGCTATCAGCCTGAGACATTGCCGGGCTATATGCTTCGCGCCCGCGGACATGCGGGCGATCAGCCTAAATTTGTTCGTCGGGGGGAAGTGGTGCCGGAGTGGCATTTTGCCGGCAATATGGTGGGAGCCGCCTCGCTGTGGTCCAGCGCCAACGACCTGTTAACCTATCTGAATGCGCATATGAACGGCAGCGGCGATCCGGCGCTGGACGCGGCATTTGATGATGCCACCACCATTCGCTTTAAAGAGCCGAAATATGACTCTTCCGCGTTAGCCTGGCTGAGCAACAATATTGACGGTCAAAGCATTCTCTATCAGTCCGGCTTTATCGGCGGCTACGCCAGCTATATCGGTATGGACATCAAACACCGCACCGCCATCGTGGTGCTACAGAACAGCTTTAACTGGGATAATGATATCGGCCACCGCATGCTGCTGCGGTTGGCGACCGAGAAGGATCAAGGAACGGCGTGTGGGGCGAGCGAGGGAGGGGTTAATTCAGTGAGGTGAGTGCATGAGAATATTGCGGGGCAACTGCGGATGATGGAACAGCCGCTAAAGGCGAAGCAGCTGGAGCTGGCTCGCCATACTTGCGTGACGGGCGGCTGGAGGTAAAAGCCAGAAGGATCATTGGGATCGCTTCCGGCTTTAACTTTAATTACTAATATATACTGACGGCCCCATAAACTGAATATGAATACACTTTAGGTGCAAAAAAATACTAGGCCCATTAATTAAAACCTCGCTATACCCATCATTTTTCTCTATTTTAATTTTAGCCTGCATGTTAGTAGACATCCCATCTAACTTGATTGTGCTAACGCCACCGCAATTTATACCACATCGACATCTATTATAACCTTTGACCCATTTAACTGGAGGATTGTCTGGCAATTCATCAATTAAGTCGAAAGATATTATTACAGCAGCACCTTCACGATCTATTTTTACGTCAAAAACATCGATTTCATTAATTTCTACAGGCTTAGAAAAAACATTATTAATCATATAACTACCATCAAGATCATTCCAATACACATTAACCCCCTCAAAATTCATAATGATCAAACGTACCTGAAACAAATCCTGTTCGAATGTTTTCAATAGGCCTTACGTTCAAATGACGGCCTTGGTTTCCGATCCCTCCTGGATAGCTATGTCCCGCAGAATGATCCTGAATAATAATTTTATTTCCATCAGTTTTTGTAAATTGATATTCCCTAGTCCAGATCTGATTTCCACTCTTATCTGAAATAGGATTATTATTTGAGTCAGTCATTCGTACATTCCTATGATCTCCATGAAAACCAGTTTTAGGATTAAATATCCTATCTGGTTGTTGAGTCATTGGTATTCCTGCATCTCTTTTCGCTGCTCTGAAGGCTTCTTTCCTAGAATTGAATTGAGAATTACATTTAGTAAGTCCCAACGGATCGATCCAACTCAAAGGATTAGGCGCATACGCATACAGGTTATCACCACCCGCCAGCCCTATCGGATCCTGAACAGTAAACCGTCCTACACCGGGATCGTAATAGCGGAATAAATTATAGTGCAGCCCGGTTTCTTTGTCAGCGTACTGCCCTGCGTAACGCAGGGGTTGCTCAGTAAGGGAGCGATCCTGACGGACGTCGAAACTGCGGGTGGTCTGGTATTTGACCTCCCCAAACGTGCCGTAATGGCCAGCCCAGCGCAGATGTCCTTCTTCGTCCGTTACCTCCAGCGGCGCGCCGTTCAGATCGGTGTTAAACCAGAAGATGTCTGCTGCTGTTCCGGCGACAGGCTGATCCAGTCTCGCCAGCGGGCTCCAGATATCGTTCGGATCATAAAGGTAAGTCTGCCGTGCGCCATTCTGCTTTTGTTCCTGCAGCAGACGGTAACCCTGCCACAGGAAGCGCGTGGCAACGGTTTTGTCATGGAGGCGAACCGCTTTGCAGGTACGGCGACCCAGCGCATCGTAATGATAGTGGGCCTCAAACCGGCCTTCCGGGCCGGTGCCGCTGGCCTTAATCAGGCGGTTATCTGCATCGTAACGGTAGTGCTGTTCGTCCGCGCCGTTGCGGCGGCTGATCAGGTTGCCCCAGCCATCGTATTTGTAAAACAGGTTTCGCCAGACGCTGAGGCGGTTATCCGCAATGGCGTCCGTGTCCTGGCTACCGTGGCTCTGACGCTGGCCGTAAACTGGATCATCATTCCAGCCTCCCCAGTTATCGGGAAGCGGGCCATTGCCCTCTGCCAGCAGGTTGTCGGCATTGTCATAACGCAGTTCGTTGGCGGCCCGGCGACTGCGCGATTCTGCATGGCTCAGCAGCCGGCCTTCAGCATCGTAGCCGTAATGGATATCGCCTCTTAGCGTGTCGCTGACGCCGGCCAGTTCGCCCCTTGCGGTATAGCGGAAAGCGCGGGCCAGCAGCGTACTCTGTGGTGAAACAAATTCACCGCTCAGCTGGCTTTGCTGTTGCGTGCGGCGGCCGAGCGCGTCGTAGCTTCGCGTCTGCAGGCGGGTTCCCTGGGTGCGTGATACCTCGCGGTGCAGGCTGTCGCGGGTGAATTCGCTGACCGTCTGGCGGTTGAAACCGATCGCGCTGACGTGGCCGGAACCGTAATGCAGCCAGCGGAGTTCATCATCGCCAGGCAGGGCCAGATGGGTCAGATTGCCCTGCGCATCCCGGGTATAACGCAGCGTGCCGTTCACCCCGGACTCTTCTTCCAGCTGCCCCAGCGCGTTATAGCTGAACTGCAGGCTGTCTTCTTCAATGCCCAGCGCTCGTCCTGACTCTGTTGGCGTGCGCTGCAGCCTTGTCAACCTGCCGCGCAGGTCATAGCAGTAATCCCATTCAGCACTGATGTTAGCGCGCCAGAGGAGCTGTCCGGCGGCATCGTGTCGGAACATCTGGCTGCGGCGGGCAATGCCGCCATCAGCCGCTTCCCGCGCGGTCTCCGCCACGGTGGCAAGGTAGCCAGCCTCGTCATAGTCAAACTGACGGGAGGTCTCATCCGGGCGAACTTCGCGCGTCAGGCGTCCCGTCGGATCGTGCTCAAAACGATAGCGTCCTCCGTTGCCGTTATCCAGCTCGGTTAACCGTCCGCGCACGTCATAATGCCAGCGCCGCGTGCGGTTCAGGCGGTCGGTCTGGCTCAGCGGCTGGCCCAGGGCGTTGTACTGCCAGCGAGTGAGGCTCTCCAGCGGATCATGCCACGCCGCCAGCTGATTGCGTTCGTTCCAGCTAAAGCGTTCCGTCGTGCCGTCCGGGTGTTCCACTTCGCTAAGCTGCCCGACGGCAAGCCAGTGCCAGCGGGTGATATTGCCCTGCGCATCGATCATGGCTTTGGGCTGGCCAAAGGAATCGTACTGCCAGCGCGTGATGCTGCCAGAACAGTCAGTACGCTGCGTCAGCAGTCCCTGATGGTTCCACTGCAGACTGACTTCGCCGCCGCTGGCGTCGGTTATCCTGTCCGGCAGGCTCTCTTCAGCGTCCGGATAATGCCAGCGGGTGATGTTGCCTGCGGCATCGGTCTCAGCGATCAACCGACCTGCCGGGTCAAAATCACTGCGCTCGCGGACGCCGTCGGGCCAGGCGATTTCAACAAGATTGGTCGACAGCCGTGACCAGCGATATTCCGTCCTGCGACCCAGTTCATCTTTCTCACTGAGCAGACGGCCATGGCGGTCCCACTGACAGCTGCGCTGTGCGCCGCCCGGCAACAGGACGCAACACAGCTCCCCCTTCTGATAGATAAAGCTGTAACGGCGGCCGTCCCAATCGGTAAACGCGGCCACGCTGTCATCATCCTCACAAACCCAGTGAGCGGTGCAGCCGTCTTCACGCACTGCCCGGCGGGTGCCGTTTTCAAAATCGTAACTGAAGTCCAGCCTTTCTCCCGCGCTGTTGCGGTAAGCCACCACGCGCGGCAACCCCGCAATTTCGCGCCACAGGTATTCGTTCAGCAGGCCGTTAGCATCTTCATGGCTGCTCATCAGCCCGTCGTGCCAGCTGAAGCGTCGCACCACGCTACCGCCCCGGTTTTTAACCCTGACCAGCTGACCTTCATCATCATATTCGTAGCTAACCAGCGTGACTGCATCATCAAGTCGGGCTTCCAGCAGCCGCTTTCGCGCAGGGTCGTAACGGCAGATGACCCGCTGCCCGGCACTGTCGATCAGTTCATGCAGCAGACCATCATGCTGATAATGGAAGGTGATGGTATTGCCGGTAAGGTCAGCCATGGCGGTTAACAGGCCGGGCATCGCCTCGTCCAGACTGCCGTAATGCAGACGCTCGCCGCTGACATCAAACACCGACCAGCTGTCATCGCTATGGTGCTCCAGCCAGCACTTCTCGCTATCGCACCAGGTTTTACGGCCTTTGGGGACGTCGGGGAAAGAGACGTAGTCGCCGGACGGCGCGCGCCAGACCAGCCCATCCTGATAGCGTGCCAGACGGGTTTCCCAGAACAGGCTCCAGCCGCGACCCAGCACACTCTCTGCAGGATTGCCGCTTCGCCAGTAGCGCTGCCAAAGCACGGGCAGACGGGAGGGAAGCGTGAAATCCAGCTCATCATCGCCGTCGAGGAATTTTTGACCGCTGATAAGATCCACCGGGCGGGCAATAATGCCTGCCGCCGCCGCGCCGGTCATCAGTGCCCCCGCGCGACAGGTAATGCGGGCGAGTTTATTGATGCCGGGAAGTTTAGCGAGCAGTTTACTCAACGCGCCAACCTTACCAGCTGCACCGCCCCAGCCACCCACCAGGCCGGTGAACAGCAGCGTCAGATCCGAGGCTTTATACATCCAGTCGGCCACTTCCGGCGTGATGGGTAGGGTGGTCTGGCGGGCCCCGCCAATAAACACGTTGGACGACCCCGTCAACACTTTGGCATCACAATTGGTGGCGTCACCGATACGCGCAGCAGGAAAACCATTGATAAAGACGCTGGCAGAGCCCTGTGCCACCTGCATCGAAGGGCCGTCATTGGCACAGCCTGCCTGGCTGAGGGTGGCGATTGCCGCGGGCTTGCCGTTGATAAAGACGTTATGTGACCCCGTCAGGATCTTGCCGTTCGCGGACATGCCAGCTGCGCCGGCTGCGGCAATGCCATCGCGGGCAGCGGTTGCCAGTTCTCCCGTCGCATAGCCCACTGCCAGACTGGCGCCGACTAACAGCAGACCGACACCGAGATAGGAAGAAGCCAGCCCTGCCACCATCAATGCTCCGGCGGCGATGCCCCCCATCGCGCACAGCAGTCCGCCCACGACTGTTCCGGCAATCATCCCGGCAAGAGCATGGGAATGGCCGATATCATCGCCAACACGCGCAGCTTCAAGCATGTGAAATGTCCTTATTAACGGGCGACGTAGCTTTCCAGTAGAGAGCTGAAGGTCGCCATATCGCCGTTATCCAGCACGGCGGTTTTGCTTTGAGTGATAACCAGTACCAATCTGTCGTCAACCGCGAAAACGGCTTGCTGCTGAGCGATGCGTTTACCTTCCCGCAGATAGCTGGCGTGGATGCTCTCGCCCGGCAACGCAGGTTGCCCCAGCGTCGCCGGTTGACGGCTTTCCAGCTTCCAGCCCTTCAGGACTTGATTCAGTTGCTGCAGCTGACGGTCTATATATGCCCCCAGCATTTCGCCTTCATTCAGCGCATCGCGGGCAATAGTAATGACTGCGCCTGCAGGATCGAGGGGTTTGAAAACGTTGAGGGTGCGATCTTCATAACCTGGCGGCAGGTCAAGCTGACCTTCGGTGAAAATGCACTGCGGAGAGGTGGAAGACATGATGCCCAATCCCTGATGCTTAAAGATAATTGATGCAAACTATCATCTCACGATGCCAGACGCAGACCAAGAAAAAATCGCCGTAGTCCATTACTTACAACAGGTTAGGAAAAATATTAAGCATCTTGCCGGTGTGGAATTATTAACGGATTTATTAAGGATATTATCCAAGCGGGTTATCTGTTGCCGTAAAACCGGCGTCATTAGTTGGCCGGTTTGAGATAAACCCGGCCAACTAAAAGCAGACTTAAAATCGAGATCAGGCGAGGCTATTCATCCAGCTCTAAAGGCGGCAACTGAGCGAAGACGCTGAGCAGACCGGCGCTCCACAGCTGGCGGATTTGTGAGTAGTAGGGATGCTTTTCGGTCAGGTGATACTGTTGCGCGATGCTGTAACTGTCGGTGGGATAAATCATCACGTCCAGCGGCAGTCCGACCGAGATATTACTGGCCAGCGTAGAGTCCATCGAGATCAGCGCGCACTGCATCGCCTGGTCCAGCGGCGTATCAAAGCGCAGCACGCGGTCGATAATCGGTTTGCCGTACTTGCTTTCACCAATCTGGAAATACGGCGTGTCGGTGCTCGACTCGATGAAATTGCCCTGCGGGTAGATCTGGAACAGCCGCGGCTCTTCGCCTTTGATCTGGCCGCCCAACATCAGCGTGCCGCCAAACTCTTCTCCGTCCCGTTTGATGACTTCACGCAGCGTATCGCCCACCAGCAGCGCCACATCGTACATGTTGCTACAGCTCATCAGGTTGGGCTTTTTCGCGTCTTCGCACCCGCGCCTTAACAGGCTGAGGGCACTTTGCGTGGTGGCCAGGTTGCCGGCACTTTGCAGGACCAGCGTGCGCTCATCGTCCTGTTGGAAAACATGAAGCTTACGGAAGGACGAAATATGATCGACCCCCGCATTGGTTCGGGAGTCCGAAACAAAAATCATCCCTGACGATAAACGCATTGCCACACAGTAAGTCATAGTTTGCCCGAGTCATTAATTACTGCTGCGAATTCACCAGTTGCACCGCAGCCACCGCTAACATGTCTTCGCTCCCGCCGCCCAGCCTCATGCCCCGTACCGGGCAGGCATCCATATAATCTACGCCCACCGCCAGCTTGAGATGCTGGCGCGTGCTGCGGGTATTATTGGTGATATCAAAGCTGTGCCAGCTGCCGTCCACCCAGGCCTCAACCCAGGCGTGCGTAGCCACATGTTCAACGGTGTCAGTATAAAGGTATCCGCTTACATAGCGAGCGGGGATATGCAGGCTGCGACAGCAGGCCAGAAACACGTGGCTGTGATCCTGGCAAACCCCGGTGCCCGCGGCAAATACTTTCGCGGCGTTATCAGTAACAATCGTGCTACCCGGCTGATAAGGCATTTTCAGTAATAACTCGTCCATCAACCGGTCCAGGCTGGCCATTGGCGCTTCCGGACGGAAATAGCGCAGGGCAAAGTCGCGGATTGCCGCATCAGGCTGAGTTAACGGCGTCACGCGCAGGAACACTAACGGCGACAGACAGCTGTCCGGATCCGGCGCCATGTCGCCATCATCGAGGATTTCCACCATGCCGCGCGCTTCAATCTCAATCGACTGGTGCGGCGTATCCAGCGTCAGCACGTGCAGCACGTTGCCGTAGGTATCGGTAGTACAGATCGCCTGCTCGGGCAGGATCAATTCCCAGGAAATAATGTTCTGATGGACCGAATTCTGCGGCGTTAGGCGCAGATACTGGGTGCTTTGCTTCACCAGACTCTGATAACTGAAAAGGGTCTTATGGGCGATATCCAGTTTCATTTAGCCTCCAGGTAAGTCTGTTGAATGCTCACGGCAATGTTGCCAAGGTCGCCAAGGAAATCCTGCAGCCAGCTGTGGATCCCCTCTTTTATCAGCGAGTCGTACGAGGTGAAGCGCAGCTCTGCATCCAGCACCGTCACCAGCAGACGCGGGCGATTTTCACCGCTGCCACCGATCAAGTTTAGCTGGTTGGAAATTTCATCAATGCAGGATCGTAAGGATCGCGGGCTCTCTTCCCGCAGGATCAGCATCTCATTGACGCTGGCACTGGCCAGCTCCTGTTTGTAGATGGTGTGGTAAGCCTCGCGCGCCGATACCGAGCGCAGCAGGGTGTCCAGCCGGTAATATTCGCGCACCGAGTCGTCATCCTGCTCGGTCAGATAGTGGGTCACGTCCAGCAATCTGGCGGTGCAGTCCGCCCGCTCCAGCAGCGTGCCGAGCCGGATAAAGCTCATCGCATCGCCGCGCATCAGCGTGCCAAACATCGCGCCACGAAACAGGTGCGAACGCTCTTTTACCCAGTCGAAAAAGGCATCCGCGCCGATGCTGCTGACGCCTTTGCGCCGCAGCTTGCGCATCTCAATCCAGCTGGAGTTGATGCTTTCCCACACTTCGGAAGAGAGGCTGCCGCGCACCGCGTGCGCGTTGTTCCATGCCGATTCCCAGCAGCAAAAAATACTGCCCGGATTGCGTTCATCGAGCACAAAGAAATTGAACAGCTGCGGCATCGCCAGCTTGTCATTCAGCGTCCAGAACAGCTCGCTGGTGCTGGTCAGGTTAAGCGGTACGTGCAGCTCATCGTCGTGGCTGCTGCGCACCGGCATCAGCGACAAACGGTTGGTCACGTCCAGCACGCGGGCAATGTTTTCAGCACGCTCTAAATAGCGCGCCATCCAGTACAATCCACTGGCTGTGCGACTCAGCATTGGTCATCCTCCAGCACCCAGGTATCCTTAGTCCCACCGCCCTGCGATGAGTTCACCACCAGCGAACCTTCGGTCAGCGCCACCCGCGTTAACCCGCCCGGCACCAGCCGGATTTCGGCACCGCTGAGGGCAAACGGCCGCAGGTCGATATGCCGGGGTGCCAGGCCCTGCTCGACAAACGTCGGGCAGGTCGAGAGCGCCAGGGTGTTCTGTGCAATGTAGTTTTGTGGCCGGGCAATCAGCAGCGAACGGAACTCTTCCAGCTGTTTCTGAGTGGCCACCGGACCAATCAACATGCCGTAGCCGCCCGCGCCATGCACCTCTTTCACCACCAGCTTTGGCAGGTTAGCCAGCACCCACGAGAGCTCGTCCGGGCGACGGCACTGCCAGGTCGGCACGTTATTGAGGATCGGATCTTCGGAGAGATAAAACTTAATCATATCCGGCACATACGGATAGATAGATTTGTCGTCCGCCACGCCGGTGCCGATGGCATTCGCCAGCACCACATTGCCGGCGCGATAGACCGACAGCAGCCCCGGCACGCCGAGCATGGAGTCGGCGCGGAAAGCCAGCGGATCGAGGTAGGCATCATCCACGCGGCGATAAATCACGTCGATTTTGCACGGGCCCGCCGTGGTGCGCATCATCACTGCCCCGTCCTTCACAAACAGGTCGGCACTTTCGACCAGCTCCACGCCCATCTGCTGGGCAAGGAAACTGTGCTCAAAGTAGGCACTGTTGAAACGACCGGGCGTCAGCACTACCACCACCGGATCGTTCACCGGCGAGCTTTCGCGCAGGGTTTGCAGCAGATGCGACGGATAGCGTTCGACCGGCGCAATCCGCTGTTGGGCGAAGAGTTCCGGGTAGAGCCGCATCATCATTTTGCGGTTTTCCAGCATGTAGGAGACGCCGGACGGCGTGCGCAGATTGTCTTCCAGCACGTAGTATTCACCGTCGCTGTTACGCACCATATCGACGCCGCAGATATGGGCGTAGATATCGCGATGCAGATTCAGCCCCTGCATGCAGGGTTGATACTGGTCGTTAACCAACACCTGCTCCGCCGGGATGATGCCGGCTTTCAGGATGTGCTGCTCGTGGTAGATATCATGGAGGAAGGCATTCAGCGCCTGAACGCGCTGGCGGATGCCTTTGTCCAGCATCGCCCATTCACTGGCCGGAATAATGCGCGGCACGCTGTCGAACGGGATCAAGCGCTCAGCGCCGCCATCCTGACCATAAACATTGAAGGTAATGCCGACGCGGTGAAACAAAAGTTCGGCCTCTTCCCGCTTG carries:
- a CDS encoding DcrB-related protein, coding for MSSTSPQCIFTEGQLDLPPGYEDRTLNVFKPLDPAGAVITIARDALNEGEMLGAYIDRQLQQLNQVLKGWKLESRQPATLGQPALPGESIHASYLREGKRIAQQQAVFAVDDRLVLVITQSKTAVLDNGDMATFSSLLESYVAR
- a CDS encoding HNH/endonuclease VII fold putative polymorphic toxin; this encodes MLEAARVGDDIGHSHALAGMIAGTVVGGLLCAMGGIAAGALMVAGLASSYLGVGLLLVGASLAVGYATGELATAARDGIAAAGAAGMSANGKILTGSHNVFINGKPAAIATLSQAGCANDGPSMQVAQGSASVFINGFPAARIGDATNCDAKVLTGSSNVFIGGARQTTLPITPEVADWMYKASDLTLLFTGLVGGWGGAAGKVGALSKLLAKLPGINKLARITCRAGALMTGAAAAGIIARPVDLISGQKFLDGDDELDFTLPSRLPVLWQRYWRSGNPAESVLGRGWSLFWETRLARYQDGLVWRAPSGDYVSFPDVPKGRKTWCDSEKCWLEHHSDDSWSVFDVSGERLHYGSLDEAMPGLLTAMADLTGNTITFHYQHDGLLHELIDSAGQRVICRYDPARKRLLEARLDDAVTLVSYEYDDEGQLVRVKNRGGSVVRRFSWHDGLMSSHEDANGLLNEYLWREIAGLPRVVAYRNSAGERLDFSYDFENGTRRAVREDGCTAHWVCEDDDSVAAFTDWDGRRYSFIYQKGELCCVLLPGGAQRSCQWDRHGRLLSEKDELGRRTEYRWSRLSTNLVEIAWPDGVRERSDFDPAGRLIAETDAAGNITRWHYPDAEESLPDRITDASGGEVSLQWNHQGLLTQRTDCSGSITRWQYDSFGQPKAMIDAQGNITRWHWLAVGQLSEVEHPDGTTERFSWNERNQLAAWHDPLESLTRWQYNALGQPLSQTDRLNRTRRWHYDVRGRLTELDNGNGGRYRFEHDPTGRLTREVRPDETSRQFDYDEAGYLATVAETAREAADGGIARRSQMFRHDAAGQLLWRANISAEWDYCYDLRGRLTRLQRTPTESGRALGIEEDSLQFSYNALGQLEEESGVNGTLRYTRDAQGNLTHLALPGDDELRWLHYGSGHVSAIGFNRQTVSEFTRDSLHREVSRTQGTRLQTRSYDALGRRTQQQSQLSGEFVSPQSTLLARAFRYTARGELAGVSDTLRGDIHYGYDAEGRLLSHAESRSRRAANELRYDNADNLLAEGNGPLPDNWGGWNDDPVYGQRQSHGSQDTDAIADNRLSVWRNLFYKYDGWGNLISRRNGADEQHYRYDADNRLIKASGTGPEGRFEAHYHYDALGRRTCKAVRLHDKTVATRFLWQGYRLLQEQKQNGARQTYLYDPNDIWSPLARLDQPVAGTAADIFWFNTDLNGAPLEVTDEEGHLRWAGHYGTFGEVKYQTTRSFDVRQDRSLTEQPLRYAGQYADKETGLHYNLFRYYDPGVGRFTVQDPIGLAGGDNLYAYAPNPLSWIDPLGLTKCNSQFNSRKEAFRAAKRDAGIPMTQQPDRIFNPKTGFHGDHRNVRMTDSNNNPISDKSGNQIWTREYQFTKTDGNKIIIQDHSAGHSYPGGIGNQGRHLNVRPIENIRTGFVSGTFDHYEF
- a CDS encoding alpha-E domain-containing protein yields the protein MLSRTASGLYWMARYLERAENIARVLDVTNRLSLMPVRSSHDDELHVPLNLTSTSELFWTLNDKLAMPQLFNFFVLDERNPGSIFCCWESAWNNAHAVRGSLSSEVWESINSSWIEMRKLRRKGVSSIGADAFFDWVKERSHLFRGAMFGTLMRGDAMSFIRLGTLLERADCTARLLDVTHYLTEQDDDSVREYYRLDTLLRSVSAREAYHTIYKQELASASVNEMLILREESPRSLRSCIDEISNQLNLIGGSGENRPRLLVTVLDAELRFTSYDSLIKEGIHSWLQDFLGDLGNIAVSIQQTYLEAK
- a CDS encoding transglutaminase family protein, translated to MKLDIAHKTLFSYQSLVKQSTQYLRLTPQNSVHQNIISWELILPEQAICTTDTYGNVLHVLTLDTPHQSIEIEARGMVEILDDGDMAPDPDSCLSPLVFLRVTPLTQPDAAIRDFALRYFRPEAPMASLDRLMDELLLKMPYQPGSTIVTDNAAKVFAAGTGVCQDHSHVFLACCRSLHIPARYVSGYLYTDTVEHVATHAWVEAWVDGSWHSFDITNNTRSTRQHLKLAVGVDYMDACPVRGMRLGGGSEDMLAVAAVQLVNSQQ
- a CDS encoding proteasome-type protease is translated as MTYCVAMRLSSGMIFVSDSRTNAGVDHISSFRKLHVFQQDDERTLVLQSAGNLATTQSALSLLRRGCEDAKKPNLMSCSNMYDVALLVGDTLREVIKRDGEEFGGTLMLGGQIKGEEPRLFQIYPQGNFIESSTDTPYFQIGESKYGKPIIDRVLRFDTPLDQAMQCALISMDSTLASNISVGLPLDVMIYPTDSYSIAQQYHLTEKHPYYSQIRQLWSAGLLSVFAQLPPLELDE
- a CDS encoding serine hydrolase domain-containing protein, producing the protein MNNLTSLLLSACLLLSGCASLSSNSIDTSPEASLLASCHVPVKQQIDALAKPLIDAHRTPGVVVALLHGGKRQVFSYGFTDTDRQIPLTGDTLFAVGSVTKGFTAESAALLVQQGKLRWDSTLREMLGNEVALSPDASRITLMELATHTSGLPRQMTTLHMLGKLTDYLFTGNPFYDDLDQGEFVSYLRDFSAPAHRSVIYSNLGYSILDYVITRHSGQSPQQIASQQIIAPLGLRHTGYQPETLPGYMLRARGHAGDQPKFVRRGEVVPEWHFAGNMVGAASLWSSANDLLTYLNAHMNGSGDPALDAAFDDATTIRFKEPKYDSSALAWLSNNIDGQSILYQSGFIGGYASYIGMDIKHRTAIVVLQNSFNWDNDIGHRMLLRLATEKDQGTACGASEGGVNSVR
- a CDS encoding phosphate/phosphite/phosphonate ABC transporter substrate-binding protein encodes the protein MPHWQRDDLLLSQTCGYPLVTLLPDVQVVGAFCYSAAGCNGPNYASWLVVREEESGQALADFAGRRLAFNSEDSQSGYHSVMKMTGGPAIFSDTVASGGHRRSVALVRRGQADIAAIDCISWALLQRDFPEELRGLKIIDQTASVPGLPVITSARTSAETLAALREGLTQVVTDVANRPMLDALLIKDFNPLPRSAWQVLLA
- a CDS encoding fatty acid desaturase, which translates into the protein MADYLHASQRRAIKRREAHWLWQSELPTWAVIVTVYAGWFGVVANWQALTPWIGTPLLVLLTTWYMSLQHECIHGHPTRWARVNQLLAQLPLAVWYPYRLYRDSHLKHHRNEFLTLPEEDPETYYYSAAHWQRYPRLFPLLAAVRNTLSGRVVLGPLLDIVGTAQDAVRKILAGDWREMLMWLNHGLLLAGVFYWLERHGIATGYYLFAVSYFSLSLTKIRSFYEHRAEENPQARSVLNEAGPFWRLLFLNLNYHLVHHDLPGLPWYGLREVYLADKAAYQQRSEGFVVDGYRAWLPALITPIAVTVHPFADGAKSTDDCLTANVPLHAPACGSLLADAEEHSAVAHDAHRPELAGSLVASLAT
- a CDS encoding Imm50 family immunity protein, with the protein product MYWNDLDGSYMINNVFSKPVEINEIDVFDVKIDREGAAVIISFDLIDELPDNPPVKWVKGYNRCRCGINCGGVSTIKLDGMSTNMQAKIKIEKNDGYSEVLINGPSIFLHLKCIHIQFMGPSVYISN